The following are from one region of the Stanieria sp. NIES-3757 genome:
- a CDS encoding hypothetical protein (protein of unknown function UPF0047) → MKHYQKALRLKTTGKALHKITSQVEQIVAESGVEIGLCTVFVRHTSASLVIQENADPDVLTDLSNFLAKLVPEDPMRYIHNAEGPDDMPAHIRSALTHTSEQIPIARNRLVLGTWQGIYLWEHRQRSHQREIVVHVSGN, encoded by the coding sequence ATGAAGCACTATCAAAAAGCACTGAGACTAAAAACTACAGGGAAAGCCCTTCATAAGATTACAAGCCAGGTAGAACAAATAGTAGCAGAATCTGGGGTAGAAATAGGATTATGTACAGTTTTTGTCCGTCATACTTCTGCTTCCTTAGTAATTCAAGAAAATGCTGACCCTGATGTTTTAACGGATTTATCTAATTTTTTAGCCAAATTAGTTCCAGAAGATCCGATGCGTTACATTCACAATGCAGAAGGACCGGATGATATGCCGGCTCATATTCGTTCTGCTTTAACTCATACTTCGGAACAAATACCAATTGCCAGAAATAGATTAGTTTTGGGTACTTGGCAAGGTATTTATCTTTGGGAACATCGTCAAAGAAGTCATCAACGAGAAATAGTCGTTCACGTTAGTGGCAATTGA